Proteins encoded within one genomic window of Streptomyces profundus:
- the groL gene encoding chaperonin GroEL (60 kDa chaperone family; promotes refolding of misfolded polypeptides especially under stressful conditions; forms two stacked rings of heptamers to form a barrel-shaped 14mer; ends can be capped by GroES; misfolded proteins enter the barrel where they are refolded when GroES binds) produces MAKILKFDEDARRALERGVNQLADAVKVTIGPRGRNVVIDKKFGAPTITNDGVTIAREVEAEDPYENLGAQLVKEVATKTNDIAGDGTTTATVLAQALVREGLRNVAAGASPSGLKRGIDAAVEAVAEDLRASARPIDSKEDIAAVAALSAQDKQVGELIAEAMDKVGKDGVITVEESQTFGLDLDFTEGMAFDKGYLSHYMVTDQERMEAVLDDPYILIHQGKISSIQDLLPLLEKIMQSGGSRPLLIIAEDVEGEALSTLVVNKIRGTFNSVAVKAPGFGDRRKAMLGDMATLTGGTVISEEVGLKLDQVGLEVLGTARRVTVTKDDTTLVDGAGDSAQIQDRVAQIKAEIDGTDSDWDREKLQERLAKLAGGVCVIRVGAATEVELKEKKHRLEDAISATRAAVEEGIVPGGGASLVHSAKVLEDGLGKTGDEATGVAIVRRAVVEPLRWIAENAGLEGYVITSKVSELDKGQGYNAATGTYGDLVKDGVIDPVKVTRSALQNAASIAALLLTTETLVVEKKEEEAESGGHGGHGHSH; encoded by the coding sequence ATGGCGAAGATCCTGAAATTCGACGAGGACGCCCGTCGGGCCCTTGAGCGCGGCGTCAACCAGCTGGCGGACGCGGTCAAGGTGACCATCGGCCCCCGGGGCCGCAACGTCGTGATCGACAAGAAGTTCGGCGCCCCCACCATCACCAACGACGGCGTCACCATCGCGCGCGAGGTCGAGGCGGAGGACCCGTACGAGAACCTCGGTGCGCAGCTGGTGAAGGAGGTGGCCACCAAGACCAACGACATCGCTGGTGACGGCACCACCACCGCGACCGTGCTGGCCCAGGCGCTGGTCCGCGAGGGCCTGCGCAACGTGGCCGCCGGCGCGTCCCCCTCCGGTCTCAAGCGTGGGATCGACGCGGCCGTCGAGGCCGTCGCCGAGGATCTGCGCGCCAGCGCCCGGCCGATCGACTCCAAGGAGGACATCGCCGCCGTCGCCGCGCTGTCCGCCCAGGACAAGCAGGTCGGCGAGCTGATCGCCGAGGCCATGGACAAGGTCGGCAAGGACGGTGTGATCACCGTCGAGGAGTCGCAGACCTTCGGCCTCGACCTGGACTTCACCGAGGGCATGGCCTTCGACAAGGGCTACCTCTCGCACTACATGGTCACGGACCAGGAGCGCATGGAGGCCGTCCTCGACGACCCCTACATCCTGATCCACCAGGGCAAGATCTCCTCCATCCAGGACCTGCTGCCGCTGCTGGAGAAGATCATGCAGTCCGGCGGCTCCCGCCCGCTGCTGATCATCGCCGAGGACGTGGAGGGCGAGGCGCTGTCCACCCTCGTCGTCAACAAGATCCGCGGCACGTTCAACTCCGTCGCGGTCAAGGCCCCCGGCTTCGGCGACCGTCGCAAGGCGATGCTCGGCGACATGGCCACCCTCACCGGTGGCACCGTGATCTCCGAGGAGGTCGGCCTCAAGCTCGACCAGGTCGGTCTTGAGGTGCTCGGCACCGCCCGCCGGGTCACCGTCACCAAGGACGACACCACCCTCGTGGACGGCGCTGGCGACAGCGCGCAGATCCAGGACCGGGTCGCGCAGATCAAGGCCGAGATCGACGGCACCGACTCCGACTGGGACCGCGAGAAGCTCCAGGAGCGCCTCGCCAAGCTGGCCGGCGGCGTGTGTGTGATCCGCGTCGGCGCGGCCACCGAGGTGGAGCTCAAGGAGAAGAAGCACCGTCTGGAGGACGCCATCTCCGCGACCCGCGCCGCGGTCGAGGAGGGCATCGTCCCCGGTGGTGGCGCCTCCCTGGTGCACTCGGCCAAGGTGCTCGAAGACGGCCTGGGCAAGACCGGCGACGAGGCCACCGGCGTGGCGATCGTCCGCCGCGCGGTCGTCGAGCCGCTGCGCTGGATCGCCGAGAACGCGGGCCTTGAGGGCTATGTGATCACCTCCAAGGTCTCCGAGCTGGACAAGGGCCAGGGCTACAACGCGGCCACCGGCACCTACGGCGACCTGGTCAAGGACGGCGTGATCGACCCGGTCAAGGTCACCCGCTCCGCGTTGCAGAACGCCGCCTCCATCGCGGCCCTGCTGCTCACCACCGAGACCCTGGTGGTGGAGAAGAAGGAAGAGGAGGCCGAGTCCGGCGGCCACGGCGGCCACGGCCACTCGCACTGA
- the groES gene encoding co-chaperone GroES, protein MTTASSKVAIKPLEDRIVVQPLDAEQTTASGLVIPDTAKEKPQEGTVLAVGPGRFEDGNRLPLDVKVGDIVLYSKYGGTEVKYNNEDYLVLSARDVLAIVEK, encoded by the coding sequence GTGACGACCGCCAGTTCCAAGGTTGCCATCAAGCCGCTTGAGGACCGCATCGTGGTCCAGCCGCTCGACGCCGAGCAGACCACGGCCTCCGGCCTGGTCATTCCGGACACCGCCAAGGAGAAGCCCCAGGAGGGCACCGTCCTGGCCGTGGGCCCGGGGCGCTTCGAGGACGGCAACCGCCTGCCGCTCGACGTCAAGGTCGGCGACATCGTGCTGTACAGCAAGTACGGCGGCACCGAGGTCAAGTACAACAACGAGGACTACCTCGTCCTCTCGGCCCGCGACGTGCTCGCGATCGTCGAGAAGTAA
- a CDS encoding polysaccharide deacetylase family protein produces MLRRYGALGGATILAVVCSGVGLPPPFRPDPPDEAPRWRALTAEAVAPAALGELALGAPQRVQAPGIAESLGAYAERLQRAEASRGAAVKAWKLRHAPLRAPVPPKEKPRLTSEPGHLTGEGLPPVIVQVPTDQKVIFLTIDDGADKDPRLLDMLRELEIPVSGFLADEVARADYGYFREAQREGYAMHNHSINHREMNRLSLAEQRAEICGQQAIMEKELGHRPVLFRPPYGAYDENTLRAAADCGIELVPLWAAEAFPDRIDFGRPDGKFHPGDIVLTHFRGEHEWGADMTDMVRLLVDTATEQGFAIARLEDYL; encoded by the coding sequence GTGCTGCGCCGCTACGGCGCGCTGGGCGGCGCGACGATACTCGCCGTGGTCTGCTCGGGCGTCGGACTGCCGCCTCCGTTCCGTCCCGACCCACCGGACGAGGCGCCGCGCTGGCGCGCCCTCACCGCCGAGGCCGTCGCCCCCGCCGCGCTCGGCGAGCTGGCCCTCGGCGCGCCGCAGCGTGTCCAGGCGCCCGGTATCGCGGAGTCGCTGGGGGCGTACGCCGAGCGGTTGCAACGCGCCGAAGCGAGCCGGGGGGCGGCCGTCAAGGCGTGGAAACTGCGCCACGCGCCGCTGCGCGCTCCCGTGCCCCCCAAGGAGAAGCCCCGCCTCACCAGCGAGCCGGGACATCTGACCGGCGAGGGCCTGCCGCCGGTGATCGTCCAGGTGCCGACGGACCAGAAGGTCATCTTCCTCACCATCGACGACGGCGCCGACAAGGACCCGAGGCTGCTCGACATGCTGCGCGAGCTGGAGATCCCGGTCAGCGGCTTCCTGGCGGACGAGGTGGCCCGCGCCGACTACGGCTACTTCCGCGAGGCCCAGCGCGAGGGCTACGCGATGCACAACCACTCCATCAACCACCGGGAGATGAACCGTCTCTCCCTGGCCGAGCAGCGGGCCGAGATCTGTGGTCAACAGGCCATCATGGAGAAGGAGTTGGGCCACCGACCGGTGCTCTTCCGGCCGCCGTACGGCGCCTATGACGAGAACACCCTGCGGGCGGCGGCCGACTGCGGCATCGAGCTGGTGCCGCTCTGGGCGGCCGAGGCGTTCCCCGACCGGATCGACTTCGGGCGGCCCGACGGGAAGTTCCACCCGGGCGACATCGTGCTCACCCACTTCAGGGGCGAGCACGAGTGGGGAGCCGATATGACCGACATGGTCCGCCTGTTGGTCGACACGGCGACCGAACAGGGCTTCGCCATCGCCCGCCTTGAGGACTATCTCTGA
- a CDS encoding class I SAM-dependent methyltransferase has protein sequence MTRVAPPPPAPADPPHATETFGALLTEPGQRLLDELRSITPAEELSAATRLRREHPPELVAAALGQARLRQRAAAKFGADAALMYFTPDGVEQATRSEVAAWRAARLAGAGGARVADLCCGVGGDAIALARAGARVLAVDRSPLTCAVARANAAALGLADRIEVREAAVEAAVEDLEVGGFDAAFVDPARRGGRGRVFDPEGYSPPLSWATALAARLPRAALKIAPGVPHEAIPAAAEAEWVSHRGEVKEAVLWFGAGAAPGTRRATVLPGGHSLTGAPEPAPAGEPGRYLYEPDGAVIRAGLVGAVAETLDARLLDPSIAYLTCDRPAATRYATGYEITDVLPFHLKRLRALVRERDIGTLTVKKRGSPLTPEELLRRVKPRGRGTATVFLTRVAGAPSMLIGHPL, from the coding sequence ATGACCCGGGTGGCCCCACCTCCCCCAGCCCCCGCCGACCCCCCGCACGCGACCGAGACCTTCGGCGCCCTGCTCACCGAACCCGGCCAGCGGCTGCTCGACGAGCTCCGCTCGATCACCCCGGCCGAGGAGCTGTCCGCCGCGACCCGGCTGCGCCGGGAGCACCCGCCCGAACTGGTCGCCGCCGCGCTGGGCCAGGCCCGGCTGCGGCAGCGGGCCGCCGCCAAGTTCGGCGCCGACGCCGCGCTGATGTACTTCACCCCCGACGGCGTGGAACAGGCCACCCGAAGCGAGGTCGCCGCGTGGCGCGCCGCCAGGCTCGCCGGCGCGGGCGGGGCGCGGGTGGCCGATCTGTGCTGTGGCGTCGGCGGCGACGCGATCGCGCTGGCGCGCGCAGGGGCGCGGGTCCTGGCCGTCGACCGCTCCCCGCTGACCTGCGCCGTCGCCCGCGCCAACGCGGCGGCGCTCGGCCTGGCCGACCGGATCGAGGTGCGCGAGGCCGCCGTCGAAGCCGCCGTCGAGGACCTGGAGGTGGGCGGCTTCGACGCGGCCTTCGTCGATCCCGCCCGACGCGGCGGCCGGGGCCGGGTCTTCGACCCCGAGGGCTACTCCCCGCCGCTGTCCTGGGCGACCGCGCTCGCCGCCCGGCTGCCGCGCGCCGCGCTGAAGATCGCGCCAGGCGTGCCGCACGAGGCGATCCCGGCGGCGGCCGAGGCCGAATGGGTCTCCCACCGGGGCGAGGTCAAGGAGGCGGTGCTGTGGTTCGGCGCCGGCGCCGCGCCCGGCACCCGCCGGGCCACCGTGCTGCCGGGCGGGCACAGCCTGACGGGCGCCCCCGAGCCGGCGCCGGCCGGCGAGCCGGGACGCTATCTCTACGAGCCGGACGGCGCGGTGATCAGGGCCGGCCTGGTCGGCGCGGTGGCCGAAACGTTGGACGCCCGGCTGCTGGACCCGAGCATCGCCTATCTGACCTGCGACCGGCCGGCCGCCACCCGCTACGCGACCGGCTACGAGATCACCGATGTGCTGCCGTTCCACCTCAAGCGGCTGCGGGCGCTGGTGCGGGAGCGGGACATCGGCACCCTCACCGTCAAGAAGCGCGGCTCGCCGCTCACTCCCGAGGAGCTGCTGCGCCGCGTCAAACCACGCGGTCGCGGGACCGCCACCGTCTTCCTCACCCGTGTGGCCGGCGCCCCCAGCATGCTCATCGGGCACCCGCTGTAG
- the tsaD gene encoding tRNA (adenosine(37)-N6)-threonylcarbamoyltransferase complex transferase subunit TsaD has translation MADEPLVLGIETSCDETGVGVVRGTTLLADAVASSVDEHARYGGVVPEIASRAHLEAMVPTIERALAEAGVAASDLDGVAVTAGPGLAGALLVGVSAAKAYAYALDKPLYGVNHLASHICVDQLEHGPLPEPTMALLVSGGHSSLLLAPDITTDVRPLGATIDDAAGEAFDKVARVLGLGFPGGPAIDREARRGDPAAIAFPRGLTGPRDAPFDFSFSGLKTAVARWVETQRRAGVDVPVADVAASFQEAVTDVLTRKAIRACRAEGVDHLMIGGGVAANTRLRAMAEERCAAAGITLRVPRPGLCTDNGAMVAALGAEMVARNRPPSALGLPADSSLPVTEPLAPAGVTR, from the coding sequence ATGGCTGACGAACCACTGGTCCTGGGCATCGAGACCTCCTGCGACGAGACGGGCGTCGGCGTGGTCAGGGGGACCACGCTGCTGGCCGACGCCGTCGCCTCCAGCGTCGACGAACACGCCCGCTACGGCGGCGTGGTGCCGGAGATCGCCAGCCGGGCGCATCTGGAGGCGATGGTCCCCACCATCGAACGGGCCCTGGCCGAGGCCGGGGTCGCGGCGAGCGATCTGGACGGGGTCGCGGTCACCGCAGGGCCCGGGCTCGCCGGCGCGCTGCTGGTCGGCGTCTCGGCGGCCAAGGCGTACGCCTACGCCCTGGACAAGCCGCTCTACGGGGTCAACCACCTGGCGTCGCACATCTGCGTCGACCAGCTGGAACACGGCCCGCTGCCCGAGCCGACGATGGCGCTGCTGGTCTCGGGCGGCCACTCCTCGCTGCTGCTGGCGCCCGACATCACCACGGACGTCCGCCCGTTGGGCGCCACCATCGACGACGCGGCTGGCGAGGCGTTCGACAAGGTCGCCAGGGTGCTGGGGCTCGGCTTCCCCGGCGGCCCCGCGATCGACCGCGAGGCCAGGCGCGGGGATCCGGCCGCCATCGCGTTCCCCCGTGGGCTGACCGGGCCGAGGGACGCGCCGTTCGACTTCTCGTTCTCCGGGCTGAAGACGGCGGTCGCGCGCTGGGTGGAGACCCAGCGCAGGGCCGGTGTCGACGTGCCGGTCGCCGATGTGGCGGCCTCCTTCCAGGAGGCGGTCACCGATGTGCTGACCCGCAAGGCGATCCGCGCCTGCCGCGCCGAGGGTGTGGACCATCTGATGATCGGCGGCGGGGTCGCCGCCAACACGCGGCTGCGCGCGATGGCCGAGGAGCGGTGCGCCGCCGCCGGCATCACGCTGCGGGTGCCCCGCCCGGGGCTGTGCACCGACAACGGGGCGATGGTCGCCGCGCTGGGCGCGGAGATGGTGGCCAGAAACCGCCCCCCGTCCGCGCTCGGCCTGCCGGCCGACTCCTCCCTCCCGGTCACCGAACCGCTGGCCCCGGCCGGGGTGACCCGCTGA
- the rimI gene encoding ribosomal protein S18-alanine N-acetyltransferase → MTEVVLRAMRWWDIEPVLALEAELFAQDAWSAGMFWSELAGAGGPEPTREYLVADAADEVGLAGYAGLGVAGDTAEVMSIAVTGAHQGTGLGARLLTRLIESAGAFGCREVMLEVRVDNEPAKRLYTRFGFRQIGVRRGYYQPGNRDALVMRKELAPEATRGKS, encoded by the coding sequence ATGACGGAGGTCGTGCTGCGCGCGATGCGCTGGTGGGACATCGAGCCCGTGCTGGCCCTTGAGGCGGAGCTGTTCGCCCAGGACGCCTGGTCGGCGGGCATGTTCTGGTCCGAACTGGCCGGCGCCGGCGGCCCCGAGCCGACCAGGGAGTATCTGGTGGCCGACGCGGCGGACGAGGTGGGCCTGGCCGGCTACGCGGGCCTCGGCGTCGCGGGGGACACCGCCGAGGTGATGAGCATCGCCGTCACGGGGGCCCACCAGGGCACCGGGCTCGGGGCGAGGCTGCTGACCCGGCTGATCGAGAGCGCCGGCGCCTTCGGCTGCCGCGAGGTCATGCTGGAGGTCCGGGTGGACAACGAACCGGCCAAGCGGCTCTACACCCGCTTCGGCTTCCGACAGATCGGCGTGCGCCGGGGCTACTACCAGCCCGGCAACCGGGACGCGCTGGTGATGCGCAAGGAACTCGCCCCCGAGGCGACACGAGGGAAGTCCTGA
- the tsaB gene encoding tRNA (adenosine(37)-N6)-threonylcarbamoyltransferase complex dimerization subunit type 1 TsaB — MLLLAMDTATPAVTVALFDADADRVLAAVERVDARRHGELLMPAVDRVLTEAGRGLDEVTGLVAGTGPGPYTGLRVGLVTAAALGAARSLPVYGVCTLDGVAFAAGLDEPFVVATDARRKEVYWAGYADAVTRLEGPAVDKPAEIAERVAGRPVVGAGGALYPDSFPGARPDLPAHASAGALAALAARRLAAGEDLDAPQPLYLRRPDAREPAGYKAVTPPPAEAVARR, encoded by the coding sequence GCGTCCTCGCCGCCGTGGAGCGGGTGGACGCCCGCAGACACGGGGAGTTGCTGATGCCGGCCGTCGACCGGGTGCTGACCGAGGCCGGGCGCGGGCTCGACGAGGTCACGGGGCTGGTCGCCGGCACCGGGCCCGGGCCCTACACGGGGCTGCGGGTCGGCCTGGTGACGGCGGCGGCGCTGGGCGCGGCCCGTTCGCTGCCGGTGTACGGCGTCTGCACGCTGGACGGCGTCGCGTTCGCCGCCGGTCTCGACGAGCCGTTCGTGGTGGCGACGGACGCCCGCCGCAAGGAGGTCTACTGGGCCGGCTACGCGGACGCCGTGACCCGCCTCGAAGGCCCGGCCGTCGACAAGCCGGCCGAGATCGCCGAACGGGTCGCGGGCCGCCCGGTGGTGGGCGCCGGCGGGGCGCTCTACCCGGACTCCTTCCCCGGCGCGCGACCCGATCTGCCGGCGCACGCCTCGGCGGGCGCGCTGGCCGCTCTCGCCGCGCGCCGGCTCGCGGCCGGCGAGGATCTTGACGCGCCCCAGCCGCTCTATCTGCGCCGCCCGGACGCCAGGGAGCCGGCCGGCTACAAGGCCGTCACCCCGCCGCCGGCCGAAGCGGTCGCCCGCCGATGA